One genomic segment of Spiroplasma endosymbiont of Poecilobothrus nobilitatus includes these proteins:
- a CDS encoding S1 RNA-binding domain-containing protein, translating into MYEKNSKIIVKITNITPYGAFCRAERADGLIHISEISDYYVRDIRDFFDIDDEIEVEIIDFDSVRKHLKLSYKKCHPELLRNDNDKIKETSPNLEKLLNTNYLLEKEK; encoded by the coding sequence ATGTATGAAAAAAATAGCAAAATTATTGTAAAAATAACAAATATTACTCCCTATGGTGCTTTTTGTAGGGCAGAAAGAGCTGACGGTTTAATTCATATTAGTGAAATTTCAGATTATTATGTAAGAGATATAAGAGACTTTTTTGATATTGATGATGAAATTGAAGTTGAAATTATTGATTTTGATTCAGTTAGAAAACATCTTAAATTAAGTTATAAAAAATGTCATCCTGAATTATTGAGAAATGATAATGATAAAATCAAAGAAACTTCACCTAATTTAGAAAAGTTATTAAATACAAATTATTTATTAGAAAAAGAAAAATAG
- a CDS encoding lipoprotein, whose amino-acid sequence MKKILSILGAISLVGTSTTSLVACNKQYTEEELKKLKEENKITTKDGVLEWIAPQEKPFDNFDNKYYYVVWRGNKNDNWKITKFLNDTNNEKK is encoded by the coding sequence ATGAAAAAAATTTTAAGTATTTTAGGTGCAATTAGTTTAGTAGGAACAAGTACAACAAGTTTAGTTGCTTGTAATAAACAATATACCGAAGAAGAATTAAAAAAACTAAAAGAAGAAAACAAAATAACTACAAAAGATGGTGTTTTAGAATGAATAGCACCACAAGAAAAACCATTTGATAATTTTGATAATAAATATTATTATGTGGTATGGCGCGGTAATAAAAATGATAATTGAAAAATTACTAAATTTTTGAATGATACAAATAATGAAAAAAAATAG
- a CDS encoding IS3 family transposase, whose product MKSVLKSVAIPISIFLKSRKNYGTRKIKVILAQQNIMLSRVKISNIMKKYNLISNYTKIKYKHSNTTDVTYKYNNLLNQYFDSYKLHEVVVSDLTYVFISNKWYYVCFLVDLFNREIIGYDVSLHKNDKLVESSFNKLQFSLSNIKIFHTDQGSEFNNNLIYNLLVKNGIQKSYSKPGCPYDNTVAESTYKIFKTEFIKNNKFKNVEQFKLELFDYINWYNNIRIHSKLNYLTPVQYKNYYST is encoded by the coding sequence ATAAAAAGTGTCCTAAAAAGTGTTGCCATTCCAATCAGTATTTTTCTAAAAAGTCGTAAAAATTATGGAACACGCAAAATTAAAGTTATATTAGCTCAGCAAAATATCATGTTATCTCGTGTAAAAATCAGCAACATAATGAAAAAATATAACTTAATTTCAAATTATACAAAAATCAAATACAAACATTCAAATACAACTGATGTTACATATAAATATAACAATTTGTTAAATCAATATTTTGATAGTTATAAACTACATGAAGTTGTTGTCAGTGATTTAACCTATGTTTTTATTAGTAACAAATGATATTATGTCTGTTTCTTAGTTGATTTATTTAATCGAGAAATTATTGGTTATGATGTTAGTTTACACAAAAATGACAAATTAGTTGAAAGCAGCTTTAATAAACTTCAATTTTCATTAAGCAATATTAAAATATTTCACACTGATCAAGGCAGTGAATTCAATAATAATCTTATTTATAACCTGTTAGTTAAAAATGGGATTCAAAAATCTTACAGTAAACCAGGTTGTCCTTATGACAATACTGTTGCGGAATCAACATACAAAATTTTTAAAACTGAATTTATTAAAAATAATAAATTTAAAAACGTTGAGCAGTTTAAATTAGAATTATTTGATTACATTAATTGGTACAATAATATTCGAATTCATAGCAAACTAAATTATTTAACACCAGTGCAATACAAAAATTATTATTCTACATAA
- the pepF gene encoding oligoendopeptidase F yields MKRNEAPAQYKWDFSHLYPNHEASKKDLVKIVKKLEEIITFKEKLNQITVFKKYIFLDEEIDLIANKMGQYLHMGDIDTTDLSYKELAGTYSNTLNQISSQLAFVAPELKAIGEKTIMTWIKEDSALSAYEYSYRKFFKNAKYILSERDEEILALVTRSRSVAYELYDLLAYADKKPTFIDYQGAKTELTNSVYSEIMEKSDPLGEQEFRIKTAQLFSEHLVDKKHSFARIYEGIIQHSVESVRLRGYKNTLQASLNNDDVSEEIYASLIKYGRENSHLFVQYNELLKKHFKFKKFYPTDRSLKLVTNIASLDKKYTVEDAKKMIRESLQPLGNKYLTQLELAWSDHRIDYFEDTNKRSGAYSSGNSGVEPIILMNWDDTIGSVNTLAHEAGHSVHTLLADLNNKYPLNSYPIILAEVASTVNEHLLFDYLYKYVESKEEKIYLLQNRIDEIMATFFRQIHFADFELAAHKMVENNEPLDADKLANLFEQKANEFGYTVFDKHELQQKSYSWPRILHFFHSPYYVYKYATCIVASFKLYNDVINGHPEYLLNFLKQGGRKEPLAILKDIGIDYTDANVYNGLITKLTEMINNLTQLLK; encoded by the coding sequence ATGAAACGAAATGAAGCACCAGCACAATATAAATGAGATTTTAGTCATTTATATCCCAATCATGAAGCTTCGAAAAAAGATTTAGTAAAAATTGTAAAAAAATTAGAAGAAATTATTACCTTTAAAGAAAAATTAAATCAAATAACTGTTTTTAAAAAATATATTTTTTTAGATGAAGAAATTGATTTAATTGCAAATAAAATGGGACAATATTTACATATGGGTGATATTGATACAACTGATTTATCATATAAAGAATTAGCAGGAACTTATTCAAATACTTTAAATCAAATTTCAAGTCAATTAGCTTTTGTTGCTCCCGAATTAAAAGCAATTGGTGAAAAAACAATTATGACATGAATTAAAGAAGATTCTGCATTAAGTGCATATGAATATAGTTATCGTAAGTTTTTTAAAAATGCAAAATATATTTTATCAGAACGTGATGAAGAAATTTTAGCTTTAGTAACACGGTCACGAAGCGTAGCTTATGAATTGTATGATTTATTAGCATATGCTGATAAAAAGCCAACTTTTATTGATTATCAAGGAGCAAAAACAGAATTAACAAATAGCGTATATAGTGAAATTATGGAAAAATCTGATCCATTAGGTGAGCAAGAATTTCGAATTAAAACAGCACAATTGTTTTCTGAGCATTTAGTTGATAAAAAACATTCTTTTGCACGAATTTATGAGGGAATCATTCAACATAGTGTTGAATCTGTTCGCTTGCGTGGTTATAAAAACACTTTGCAAGCATCATTAAATAATGATGATGTATCTGAAGAAATTTATGCAAGTTTAATTAAATATGGTCGTGAAAATAGTCATTTATTTGTTCAATATAATGAGTTATTAAAAAAACATTTTAAATTTAAAAAGTTTTATCCAACTGATCGTAGTTTGAAATTAGTTACAAACATTGCATCATTAGATAAGAAATATACTGTTGAAGATGCAAAAAAAATGATACGCGAATCCCTACAACCATTAGGAAATAAATATTTAACCCAATTAGAGTTAGCTTGAAGTGATCATCGCATTGATTACTTTGAAGATACTAATAAACGTAGTGGTGCTTATTCATCTGGTAATTCAGGAGTTGAACCAATTATTTTAATGAATTGAGATGATACAATTGGTTCAGTTAATACATTGGCACATGAAGCCGGTCATTCTGTTCACACATTATTAGCAGATTTAAATAATAAATATCCATTAAATAGTTATCCAATTATTTTAGCAGAAGTTGCTTCAACAGTTAATGAGCACTTATTATTTGATTATTTATATAAATATGTTGAAAGTAAAGAAGAAAAAATTTATTTATTACAAAATCGAATTGATGAAATTATGGCAACTTTCTTTCGGCAAATTCATTTTGCTGATTTTGAATTAGCTGCGCATAAAATGGTTGAAAATAATGAACCATTAGATGCTGATAAATTAGCAAATCTTTTTGAGCAAAAAGCTAATGAATTTGGTTATACTGTTTTTGATAAACATGAGTTACAACAAAAATCATATAGTTGACCACGAATTTTACATTTCTTTCATTCACCATATTATGTTTATAAATATGCAACTTGTATTGTTGCTTCATTTAAACTTTATAATGATGTCATTAATGGCCATCCAGAATATTTACTAAACTTTTTAAAACAAGGTGGTCGTAAAGAACCGTTAGCAATTTTAAAAGATATCGGAATTGATTATACTGATGCTAATGTTTATAATGGCTTGATTACGAAATTAACAGAAATGATTAATAATCTTACTCAATTATTAAAATAA
- a CDS encoding M17 family metallopeptidase, with the protein MVLLNDKKQVLTLKAVFKGDEINPLVVQENGARTLISEEKTIYAYFEKALNFKNAEDFIKNFIKTIKYSLNIDVDTFKKGAEANTHIFKALAEGTLYALNDNYNLKTDKKEKSVYTINLIHNCDKAPTIFKEIQIKMEFVNFARMLQDTPPNLMYPEVFAEKITTMAKGIPNLKVTVLDKKEIEKEKMGLLLAVNAGSYLEPRVVILEYLGDSSKKEKVGLIGKGITFDSGGYNLKPSAALTGMKFDMSGAAIVCSTVLALVKAQVKTNIAAVACLTENRIGGKATLTESVITSMNGKTVQIDNTDAEGRLVLADGITYAIRKLNVDKLIEASTLTGAILVALGKLLTGVFSNNDAWYEQFAQAASNAHEGIWRMPILEEHTSVMRKTPIADLTNAESSRFAGSSTAAAFLCEFVEEKPYIHLDIAGTADTKDWRGTGVMIKTLFELFKE; encoded by the coding sequence ATGGTATTATTAAATGACAAAAAACAAGTTTTAACACTAAAAGCAGTTTTTAAAGGTGACGAAATCAATCCATTAGTTGTTCAAGAAAACGGTGCAAGAACTTTAATTTCAGAAGAAAAAACAATTTATGCTTATTTTGAAAAAGCATTAAATTTTAAAAATGCTGAGGATTTTATAAAAAATTTTATAAAAACAATTAAATATAGTTTAAACATTGATGTTGACACTTTCAAAAAAGGCGCTGAAGCAAATACTCATATTTTTAAAGCTCTAGCGGAAGGAACATTATATGCTTTAAATGATAATTATAATTTAAAAACAGATAAAAAAGAAAAATCAGTTTATACAATTAATTTAATTCATAACTGTGACAAGGCACCCACTATTTTTAAAGAGATTCAAATTAAAATGGAATTTGTTAATTTTGCTCGTATGTTGCAAGATACACCACCAAATTTAATGTATCCGGAAGTTTTTGCTGAAAAAATTACAACAATGGCAAAAGGAATCCCAAATTTAAAAGTAACAGTTTTAGATAAAAAAGAAATTGAAAAAGAAAAAATGGGTTTACTTTTAGCTGTTAATGCGGGAAGCTATTTAGAACCCCGAGTTGTTATCTTAGAATATTTAGGTGATAGTAGTAAAAAAGAAAAAGTTGGTTTAATAGGAAAGGGAATTACCTTTGATAGTGGCGGGTATAACTTGAAGCCATCAGCAGCATTAACTGGAATGAAATTTGATATGTCAGGAGCAGCTATTGTTTGCTCAACAGTATTAGCTTTAGTAAAAGCACAAGTTAAAACAAATATTGCTGCGGTGGCTTGTTTAACAGAAAATCGAATTGGAGGAAAAGCAACTTTAACTGAATCAGTTATTACGTCAATGAACGGAAAAACTGTTCAAATTGATAATACTGATGCTGAAGGAAGATTAGTTCTAGCTGATGGTATTACTTATGCTATACGTAAATTAAATGTGGATAAATTAATTGAAGCTTCAACATTAACTGGTGCAATTCTAGTAGCTTTAGGAAAATTATTAACTGGTGTTTTTTCTAATAATGATGCATGATATGAACAATTTGCACAAGCAGCTTCTAATGCTCATGAAGGAATTTGAAGAATGCCAATTTTAGAAGAACATACTTCTGTAATGCGTAAAACACCAATTGCTGATCTAACAAATGCTGAAAGTTCACGCTTTGCTGGTAGTTCAACTGCTGCTGCATTTTTATGTGAATTTGTAGAAGAAAAACCATATATTCATTTAGACATCGCTGGAACAGCCGATACTAAAGATTGACGCGGAACTGGAGTAATGATTAAAACATTATTTGAATTATTTAAAGAATAA
- the mgtA gene encoding magnesium-translocating P-type ATPase produces the protein MAKIITKFKGNNKEFKGRKKEIGFLKTDEIKQISQFSQSEILEHFELKNFGLTYDEAEEMGKKYGDNSQKKMKFHWFKHFLKVLLNPFNIVLALIATYNIISYFTLSGDSFEVIGVIIIAIMIIISTTIAYVQDIRSFFVTKKLTDLVSNTITVIRLEDDEKVSEVSVKNNTSLIREAKELEIHELVPGDLIYLSSGDMVSADVRILWSNELFINQSSLTGESLPVEKHASYNRHKASLLELENICYTGTSVASGSAIAVVIGAGTETYYATISKTLQAKPPENSFNRGIKRTTWLLLSFMFVMVPIVFIINGITKNDWLSALLFAISVAVGLTPEMLPMIVTSNLARGASRMSKAKVVVKKLEAIQNLGAIDVLCTDKTGTLTNDKIELVNYHLLDNKKDDRLLTYLYLNSYFQTGLKNPLDKAIIHYIDNHYLSNFKDDYQKIDEIPFDFNRRKLTVVVSDKDKHHTLICKGAIEEIIKNCTRIEYKGKVEKITEEHLRMISATAERMNSEGLRVIGLAYNHGHDADTYYSTKDEKNLIFYGFVSFLDKPKPSAAKMIQLLRKNGVQLKILTGDNEQVTRAICDRVHLKIRGVITGDYIEKLSEFELRDVVEQNNIFVKLNPLQKAKIITALKQNQHVVGFMGDGINDAPVLRQSDVAISVDNATDIAKEASDIILLEKSLLVMEKGIIQGRQIFGNILKYIKITIASNFGNVLSILISSAWLPFQPMMPIQILFENLLYDISQLAVAFDKVDVDFLSKPQTWTTKHILPFVFVNGPVSSIFDVLTFVVMGYYFGVLANPQHITAEQITLFQTGWFVEGLVTQTLIVQMYRTRKISFFQSMPSWQLLVSSIAVILIGITLPFTSLGPKLSLVPLPAMYFVFFAALVIGYCLMSQGVKDLYIKIFKRWL, from the coding sequence ATGGCAAAAATAATAACTAAATTTAAGGGAAATAATAAAGAGTTTAAGGGGCGAAAAAAAGAAATTGGTTTTTTAAAAACTGATGAGATTAAACAAATTTCCCAGTTTTCTCAAAGCGAAATTTTAGAACATTTTGAACTTAAAAATTTTGGTTTAACTTATGATGAAGCAGAAGAAATGGGTAAAAAATATGGTGATAATTCGCAAAAAAAAATGAAATTTCATTGATTTAAACATTTTTTAAAAGTATTGTTAAATCCTTTTAATATTGTTTTGGCTTTGATTGCGACCTATAATATAATTAGTTATTTTACTTTAAGTGGCGATAGTTTTGAAGTTATTGGAGTTATTATTATTGCTATTATGATTATTATTAGTACCACAATTGCATATGTTCAAGATATACGCAGTTTTTTCGTGACAAAAAAACTAACAGATTTAGTTAGTAACACAATTACAGTAATTCGATTAGAAGATGATGAAAAAGTTTCTGAAGTTTCAGTTAAAAATAATACTAGTTTAATTCGAGAAGCAAAAGAATTAGAAATTCATGAATTAGTACCAGGTGATTTAATTTATTTATCAAGTGGGGATATGGTTTCTGCTGATGTTCGAATATTATGAAGTAACGAACTTTTTATTAATCAATCCAGTTTAACCGGTGAGTCGTTACCCGTTGAAAAACACGCTAGTTATAATCGTCATAAAGCAAGTTTACTAGAGTTAGAAAATATTTGTTATACGGGAACAAGTGTTGCTTCAGGTAGTGCAATTGCAGTTGTTATTGGCGCGGGAACAGAAACATATTATGCGACAATTTCAAAAACATTACAAGCTAAACCACCAGAAAATAGTTTTAATCGTGGAATTAAAAGAACGACCTGATTACTATTATCATTTATGTTTGTAATGGTTCCAATTGTTTTTATTATCAATGGAATTACAAAAAATGATTGGTTATCTGCTTTATTATTCGCTATTTCAGTTGCTGTTGGCTTAACTCCGGAAATGTTACCAATGATTGTGACTTCTAATCTTGCTCGTGGTGCCAGCCGAATGAGTAAAGCCAAAGTAGTTGTTAAAAAATTAGAAGCAATTCAAAATTTAGGGGCAATTGATGTTTTATGTACGGATAAAACAGGAACATTAACAAATGATAAAATTGAATTGGTTAATTATCACTTATTAGATAATAAAAAAGATGATCGTTTATTAACATATTTATATTTAAATAGTTATTTTCAAACGGGATTAAAAAATCCTTTAGATAAAGCAATTATTCATTATATTGATAATCATTATTTATCTAATTTTAAGGATGATTATCAAAAAATTGATGAAATCCCATTTGATTTTAATCGGCGTAAATTAACGGTTGTTGTTTCAGACAAAGACAAACATCATACTTTAATCTGTAAAGGGGCAATTGAAGAAATTATTAAAAATTGCACAAGAATTGAATATAAAGGAAAAGTTGAAAAGATAACAGAAGAACATTTACGAATGATTTCTGCAACAGCAGAACGAATGAATAGTGAAGGATTAAGAGTTATTGGATTAGCATATAACCATGGTCATGATGCCGATACTTATTATTCAACAAAAGATGAGAAAAATTTAATTTTTTATGGTTTTGTTTCTTTTCTTGATAAACCAAAACCTTCTGCAGCAAAAATGATTCAATTATTGCGAAAAAATGGAGTACAATTAAAAATTTTAACGGGTGATAATGAACAAGTCACAAGAGCAATTTGTGATCGAGTTCATTTAAAAATTCGTGGTGTTATAACTGGCGATTATATTGAAAAATTAAGTGAATTTGAACTCCGTGATGTTGTTGAACAAAATAATATTTTTGTTAAATTAAATCCGTTACAAAAAGCAAAAATTATTACAGCTTTAAAACAAAATCAACATGTTGTTGGTTTTATGGGTGATGGAATTAATGATGCACCTGTTTTACGCCAAAGTGATGTTGCAATATCTGTTGATAATGCAACTGATATTGCAAAAGAAGCATCAGATATTATTTTATTAGAAAAGTCCTTATTAGTTATGGAAAAGGGAATTATTCAGGGACGACAAATTTTTGGAAATATTTTAAAATATATTAAGATTACAATAGCTTCTAACTTTGGAAATGTTCTGAGTATTTTAATTTCTTCAGCATGATTACCATTTCAACCAATGATGCCAATTCAAATTCTATTTGAAAATTTATTATATGATATATCCCAATTGGCAGTAGCATTTGATAAGGTTGATGTGGACTTTTTATCAAAACCACAAACTTGAACAACAAAGCATATTTTACCGTTTGTTTTTGTTAATGGGCCTGTCTCCTCAATTTTTGATGTTTTAACTTTTGTTGTTATGGGGTATTATTTTGGGGTTCTTGCCAATCCACAACACATCACGGCCGAACAAATTACTTTATTTCAAACAGGTTGATTTGTTGAAGGATTAGTGACCCAAACCTTAATTGTTCAAATGTATCGAACAAGAAAAATTTCATTCTTTCAATCAATGCCATCATGGCAATTATTGGTATCCAGCATTGCCGTCATTTTGATTGGAATTACCTTACCATTTACATCATTAGGGCCAAAACTAAGTTTAGTACCATTACCCGCAATGTATTTTGTTTTCTTTGCTGCATTAGTGATTGGATATTGTTTAATGAGTCAAGGAGTCAAAGATTTATATATTAAAATTTTTAAGCGATGATTATAG
- a CDS encoding IS3 family transposase (programmed frameshift): MGNKTSYSEEFKKQIVMLYKNGKSVINIGQEYNLPKPTIYSWVKNYNNSGSFKAKDNRTLEENEIITLRKELKDLKMENDIFKASRTDNGQKITIINNNKTKYSVRKICKILGLSKSTYYYQTNKCINKQVNNYEQEIISAFNKSHKIYGARKIKVILNRKDIILSRRKIRFFMIKNNLVSKYTKLKYHNHKTTVNNDQINNILNRQFNNKKPNEVIVSDLTYVQVGAKWHYICLLIDLFNREIIGYSAGPNKTAELAQQAFHKITRPLNQITLFHNDRGNEFKNKIIDEILITFNIKRSLSNKGCPYDNAVAETTYKTFKTEFIKGKKFKNLTQLKYELFDFVHWYNNIRIHGSLNYLSPVTFRKQMSI; encoded by the exons ATGGGAAATAAAACTTCATACTCTGAAGAATTTAAAAAACAAATTGTCATGCTATATAAAAATGGTAAAAGTGTTATTAATATAGGGCAAGAATATAATTTACCAAAACCAACTATTTATAGTTGAGTTAAAAATTATAATAATTCTGGTTCATTTAAAGCAAAAGACAATCGCACACTAGAAGAAAATGAAATAATAACTTTACGAAAAGAACTTAAAGACTTGAAAATGGAAAATGACATTT TTAAAGCAAGCCGCACTGATAATGGCCAAAAAATAACAATAATTAATAACAACAAAACAAAATATTCAGTAAGAAAAATATGCAAGATTTTGGGTTTATCAAAATCAACGTATTATTATCAAACTAATAAATGTATTAACAAGCAAGTTAATAATTATGAACAAGAAATTATCAGTGCCTTTAATAAAAGTCACAAAATTTATGGGGCTCGCAAAATTAAAGTTATTTTAAACAGAAAAGATATCATTTTATCGCGGCGAAAAATCAGATTCTTTATGATCAAAAATAATTTGGTTTCTAAATACACCAAATTAAAATATCATAATCATAAAACAACAGTCAATAATGACCAAATTAATAATATTTTAAATCGTCAATTTAACAATAAAAAACCTAATGAAGTTATTGTTAGTGATTTAACATATGTTCAAGTTGGCGCTAAATGACATTATATTTGTTTATTAATTGACTTGTTTAATCGTGAAATAATTGGTTATAGTGCTGGGCCGAATAAAACAGCCGAACTGGCCCAACAAGCTTTTCATAAAATAACACGACCATTAAATCAAATAACTCTATTTCATAATGATCGTGGTAATGAGTTTAAAAATAAAATCATTGATGAAATTTTAATAACTTTTAATATTAAAAGATCATTAAGCAATAAAGGCTGCCCTTATGATAATGCTGTGGCTGAAACAACTTACAAAACTTTTAAAACTGAATTTATTAAGGGTAAAAAATTTAAAAATTTAACACAATTAAAATACGAACTTTTTGATTTTGTGCATTGATATAACAATATTCGAATTCATGGCAGTTTAAATTATTTATCTCCAGTTACTTTTAGAAAACAAATGTCTATATAA
- a CDS encoding HIT family protein, whose product MNENNCIFCEIIVQKIPSKKIYENNLVYAFLDAFPNSDGHTLVIPKKHFEYYIVTDDEYLTEVAKVGKIIAQKMYQTLKPVGINYVSNEKSEAFQKVFHYHLHIIPKYQKDEGYNFKINVNKEKLRDLAEIQQMLILK is encoded by the coding sequence ATGAACGAAAACAATTGCATTTTTTGTGAAATTATTGTCCAAAAAATACCAAGTAAAAAAATTTATGAAAATAACTTAGTTTATGCTTTTTTAGATGCATTCCCCAACAGTGACGGTCATACCTTAGTTATTCCAAAAAAACACTTTGAATATTATATTGTTACTGATGACGAATACTTAACAGAAGTTGCTAAAGTTGGAAAAATAATTGCCCAAAAAATGTATCAAACATTAAAACCTGTTGGAATTAATTATGTTAGCAATGAAAAAAGTGAAGCTTTTCAAAAGGTTTTTCATTATCATCTTCATATTATTCCAAAATATCAAAAAGATGAAGGTTATAACTTTAAGATTAATGTTAATAAAGAAAAACTACGTGATTTGGCAGAAATTCAACAAATGTTAATCTTAAAATAA
- a CDS encoding IS3 family transposase (programmed frameshift), whose product MGNKTSYSEEFKKQIVMLYKNGKSVINIGQEYNLPKPTIYSWVKNYNNSGSFKAKDNRTLEENEIITLRKELKDLKMENDIFKASRTDNGQKITIINNNKTKYSVRKICKILGLSKSTYYYQTNKCINKQVNNYEQEIISAFNKSRKIYGARKIKVILNRKDIILSRRKIRFFMIKNNLVSKYTKLKYHNHKTTVNNDQINNILNRQFNNKKPNEVIVSDLTYVQVGAKWHYICLLIDLFNREIIGYSAGPNKTVELVQQAFHKITRPLNQITLFHTDRGNEFKNKIIDEILITFNIKRSLSNKGCPYDNAVAETTYKTFKTEFIKGKKFKNLTQLKYELFDFVHWYNNIRIHGILNYLSPVTFRKQMSI is encoded by the exons ATGGGAAATAAAACTTCATACTCTGAAGAATTTAAAAAACAAATTGTCATGCTATATAAAAATGGTAAAAGTGTTATTAATATAGGGCAAGAATATAATTTACCAAAACCAACTATTTATAGTTGAGTTAAAAATTATAATAATTCTGGTTCATTTAAAGCAAAAGACAATCGCACACTAGAAGAAAATGAAATAATAACTTTACGAAAAGAACTTAAAGACTTGAAAATGGAAAATGACATTT TTAAAGCAAGCCGCACTGATAATGGCCAAAAAATAACAATAATTAATAACAACAAAACAAAATATTCAGTAAGAAAAATATGTAAGATTTTGGGTTTATCAAAATCAACGTATTATTATCAAACTAATAAATGTATTAACAAGCAAGTTAATAATTATGAACAAGAAATTATCAGTGCCTTTAATAAAAGTCGCAAAATTTATGGGGCTCGCAAAATTAAAGTTATTTTAAACAGAAAAGATATCATCTTATCGCGGCGAAAAATCAGATTCTTTATGATCAAAAATAATTTGGTTTCTAAATACACCAAATTAAAATATCATAATCATAAAACAACAGTCAATAATGACCAAATTAATAATATTTTAAATCGTCAATTTAACAACAAAAAACCTAATGAAGTTATTGTTAGTGATTTAACATATGTTCAAGTTGGCGCTAAATGACATTATATTTGTTTATTAATTGACTTGTTTAATCGTGAAATAATTGGTTATAGTGCTGGGCCGAATAAAACAGTCGAACTGGTCCAACAAGCTTTTCATAAAATAACACGACCATTAAATCAAATAACTCTATTTCATACTGATCGTGGTAATGAGTTTAAAAATAAAATCATTGATGAAATTTTAATAACTTTTAATATTAAAAGATCATTAAGCAATAAAGGCTGCCCTTATGATAATGCTGTGGCTGAAACAACTTACAAAACTTTTAAAACTGAATTTATTAAGGGTAAAAAATTTAAAAATTTAACACAATTAAAATACGAACTTTTTGATTTTGTGCATTGATATAACAATATTCGAATTCATGGCATTTTAAATTATTTATCTCCAGTTACTTTTAGAAAACAAATGTCTATATAA